A single genomic interval of Rosistilla ulvae harbors:
- a CDS encoding CPBP family intramembrane glutamic endopeptidase gives MNDPHHAFESVPQESTQAPIVAEIVPPPADAGPLRIWPVWMMVVVVIAFSLQVNLVSVVLAQLAVFGSVRAPDDAMILQLMESRIGFCLMLIPSQLAILIPPLVAAFASPTPWKQRLGLVRGHWPLWAWIAGGVATPLIGLVTTLVLSPFIESSEHLNQMTDVFRAQANGGFLFATLLMVGGLPAICEEVMFRGYIQTRLAQRLPAVAAVMIASVLFAVFHFDPVHVLAVLPIGLWLGYLRNASGSIFPAMLAHAINNTLSVISVMPEQTDAFDAPSALLSAGLLGLGLPCLLLAVVAGIFYAAPKAVAADETAQC, from the coding sequence ATGAACGATCCCCACCACGCATTCGAATCGGTGCCGCAAGAATCCACGCAAGCGCCGATCGTTGCGGAGATCGTTCCGCCCCCGGCCGACGCGGGCCCGCTGCGGATCTGGCCCGTCTGGATGATGGTGGTCGTGGTGATCGCGTTCAGTTTGCAGGTCAATTTGGTCAGTGTCGTGTTGGCCCAATTGGCCGTCTTCGGCAGCGTCCGTGCTCCCGACGACGCGATGATCCTGCAGTTGATGGAATCGCGGATCGGGTTCTGCCTGATGTTGATTCCTTCGCAATTGGCGATTTTGATTCCGCCCTTGGTCGCCGCGTTTGCTTCCCCAACGCCGTGGAAACAGCGGCTGGGATTGGTCCGCGGTCATTGGCCGTTGTGGGCCTGGATCGCTGGCGGGGTGGCGACGCCATTGATCGGTCTGGTCACGACGCTGGTCCTGTCGCCGTTTATCGAATCGAGCGAGCATCTGAACCAGATGACCGATGTGTTTCGGGCTCAAGCTAACGGTGGTTTCTTATTCGCTACCTTGTTGATGGTCGGCGGGCTGCCAGCGATCTGTGAAGAAGTGATGTTCCGCGGCTACATTCAAACTCGTCTGGCCCAGCGGTTGCCGGCCGTCGCGGCGGTGATGATCGCGTCGGTCCTGTTTGCCGTCTTCCATTTCGACCCGGTCCATGTCCTGGCGGTGCTGCCGATCGGTCTGTGGTTGGGATATCTGCGGAATGCCAGTGGTTCGATCTTCCCGGCGATGCTGGCCCATGCAATCAACAATACTCTGTCGGTGATCAGCGTGATGCCCGAACAGACCGATGCTTTCGACGCACCTAGCGCCCTGCTGTCGGCCGGGCTTCTGGGACTGGGACTCCCCTGCTTACTGCTTGCTGTCGTCGCTGGCATTTTCTATGCGGCCCCAAAAGCTGTCGCTGCGGACGAAACGGCTCAATGCTAG
- a CDS encoding SHOCT domain-containing protein produces the protein MQNLSPAGIELVQRLSQQHGLSTDAVTHMLIAVQNGNGSMAQFNHPAFGGAGQWMRGGMTMVSDLFNHQLKNCVNNLCAEISDALNNHQLVPFSGSFQSQSQGGSGGQTQAAGQIGSANSLFVPDPSKNWWPQEMGSPNAIGSQNNVRYAYFANIHRLAVNTGGGTWIYDTLNHQIGGFSQQQGSGGSITFTSQFGVVDLSTLPVISRDGVPAAPQQAPPVSPPPSHTDHSSSQPSNPAPMPAAHLSSSATGNDIIETLDRLGGLLEKGYISEQEFATKKADLLSRL, from the coding sequence GTGCAAAACCTTTCTCCTGCAGGTATCGAACTTGTTCAACGCCTATCCCAACAACATGGCCTGTCGACCGATGCGGTCACGCATATGTTGATCGCTGTGCAGAACGGCAACGGCTCGATGGCTCAATTCAATCACCCGGCGTTTGGTGGAGCGGGCCAGTGGATGCGCGGCGGGATGACGATGGTCAGCGATCTGTTTAATCACCAATTGAAAAATTGCGTGAACAATTTGTGTGCGGAGATATCCGACGCGCTCAACAACCATCAATTGGTTCCCTTCAGCGGATCGTTCCAGTCGCAATCCCAAGGAGGCAGCGGCGGGCAAACTCAAGCCGCCGGCCAGATCGGTTCGGCCAACAGCCTGTTTGTTCCCGACCCATCAAAAAATTGGTGGCCCCAAGAAATGGGATCGCCCAACGCCATCGGATCGCAGAACAACGTCCGCTACGCCTACTTCGCCAACATCCATCGGCTGGCTGTGAACACCGGCGGCGGGACCTGGATCTACGACACCTTGAACCATCAGATCGGCGGATTCAGCCAGCAGCAAGGGAGCGGCGGATCGATCACGTTCACCAGCCAGTTTGGGGTCGTCGATCTTTCGACGCTGCCGGTGATCTCGCGCGATGGCGTCCCCGCGGCACCGCAGCAAGCGCCGCCCGTTTCGCCGCCGCCAAGCCATACTGACCATTCGTCTTCCCAACCATCCAATCCCGCTCCGATGCCGGCGGCCCATCTGAGCTCCAGTGCGACAGGGAACGACATCATCGAAACCCTGGATCGGTTGGGTGGACTGCTGGAAAAAGGCTATATCAGCGAGCAGGAGTTTGCGACGAAGAAGGCGGATCTGCTGAGCCGTCTGTAG
- a CDS encoding ABC transporter permease subunit/CPBP intramembrane protease → MQQDSQTPRFSTIRLIYLREMRDQLRDRRTIFTIAILPMLVYPLVGMLMLQMAQFTQQQPISICIVGEENLPGEPSLVIDDGINPALLQKPETVRIESRTPVDVAPAQIDETCQSWIRDGLFDAVVLVPAGFDKHANSASESTSNATNDSASNNDESSVADASADDDSETVPQIELLYSVASDQSRVAGDRMQMVLDRWRSLWVKERLIREGIDASALRPFEIESRDIAPESTRRAAFWSKLLPFVMLVWAMTGAFYPAIDLVAGEKERGTLETLLCSPALRGEIVWGKLAAVTTFSIMTSLLNVVSMQLTATFAFHQLGLSQGNAAMGSPPIGAMLWLLLALFPLSALFSSLALAVAAMARSSKEGQYYLMPLMMVTLPLVLVPLLPGTTLSLGTSLIPVTGMFLLVRALVEGQYSEALLHLPVVALVTFGCLSLAVRWAQRQFENEDVLFRDGEQWDLGMWMRHLWRDRQPVASVGQALMCGVIVLMGLFFGRLMASQPHSWNDLAIAILLPQIGMILAPALLMSIVLTTSIRTSLRIRFPQRGAMAAALLLGFTLHPTYSQLGYWIGEIYPMSDAAKEALMPIMEMLNAQPLWAVIFMMAFVPAICEEFTFRGFIFGGLARDRGGLRAILVTALMFGFSHAIFQQSLAATVMGCVLGWIALRTGSVLPGIVLHVTNNALSLSVARTSEHPELFDSWLGFFLRQSADGTPSYQPIWIVISASLAVACLIYYSLFNDQHADDEEIQKSEREWIKSQELQASQTAS, encoded by the coding sequence GTGCAGCAAGACTCGCAAACACCACGATTCTCCACCATCCGGCTGATCTATCTGCGCGAGATGCGAGATCAGCTGCGCGATCGCCGGACGATCTTCACCATCGCCATCCTGCCGATGCTGGTCTATCCCTTGGTCGGGATGTTGATGCTGCAGATGGCTCAGTTCACGCAGCAGCAACCGATTTCGATCTGCATCGTCGGCGAAGAGAACTTGCCCGGCGAACCGAGCCTTGTAATCGACGATGGCATCAATCCGGCGCTGCTGCAAAAACCGGAAACTGTTCGGATCGAATCGCGAACCCCAGTCGACGTCGCTCCCGCTCAGATCGATGAAACATGCCAGTCTTGGATTCGCGACGGCCTGTTCGATGCGGTCGTCTTGGTTCCCGCCGGCTTCGACAAGCATGCCAACTCAGCATCCGAGTCCACATCAAATGCGACGAATGATTCCGCATCAAACAACGATGAATCCTCGGTTGCCGACGCCTCGGCCGACGACGATTCTGAAACCGTTCCGCAGATCGAACTGCTGTACAGCGTCGCTTCGGATCAATCGCGAGTCGCGGGCGATCGGATGCAGATGGTGTTGGATCGCTGGCGCAGCCTGTGGGTGAAAGAGCGATTGATCCGCGAGGGAATCGACGCCAGTGCGCTACGTCCCTTCGAGATCGAATCGCGCGACATCGCTCCGGAATCGACACGGCGAGCGGCCTTTTGGTCCAAACTGCTGCCGTTTGTGATGCTTGTCTGGGCGATGACCGGCGCATTTTATCCGGCGATCGATTTGGTCGCCGGGGAAAAGGAACGGGGAACGTTGGAGACGCTGTTGTGCAGCCCAGCGCTGCGCGGCGAGATCGTGTGGGGCAAATTGGCCGCGGTCACGACGTTCAGCATTATGACGTCGCTGTTGAATGTGGTCAGCATGCAACTGACAGCGACTTTCGCCTTTCATCAACTGGGACTCTCTCAAGGGAATGCCGCGATGGGATCGCCGCCGATCGGCGCGATGCTGTGGCTGCTGCTAGCACTCTTCCCACTGTCGGCCCTCTTCAGTTCGCTCGCCCTCGCTGTCGCCGCGATGGCCCGCAGCAGCAAAGAGGGACAATATTATCTGATGCCGCTGATGATGGTCACGCTGCCGTTGGTCTTGGTGCCGCTGTTGCCCGGGACGACGCTCAGCCTCGGAACCAGCTTGATCCCCGTGACCGGGATGTTCCTGTTGGTGCGTGCCTTGGTCGAAGGGCAATACAGCGAAGCCTTGCTTCATCTGCCGGTCGTGGCGTTGGTCACCTTTGGTTGCTTGTCGTTGGCCGTCCGTTGGGCGCAGCGACAATTCGAAAACGAAGACGTCCTGTTCCGCGATGGCGAACAATGGGACTTGGGAATGTGGATGCGGCATCTGTGGCGCGATCGCCAACCTGTCGCAAGCGTTGGCCAAGCCTTGATGTGCGGTGTGATCGTCTTGATGGGACTATTTTTCGGCCGGCTGATGGCTTCTCAGCCGCACAGTTGGAACGATCTCGCGATCGCTATCCTGCTGCCGCAGATCGGTATGATTCTGGCTCCTGCCCTACTGATGTCGATCGTGTTGACGACCAGCATCCGGACCAGCCTGCGGATCCGATTTCCACAGCGCGGCGCGATGGCGGCGGCATTACTGCTGGGCTTCACGCTACATCCAACCTACAGCCAATTAGGCTACTGGATCGGCGAGATTTATCCGATGTCCGACGCCGCCAAAGAGGCGCTCATGCCGATCATGGAAATGTTAAACGCGCAACCGCTGTGGGCGGTGATCTTCATGATGGCGTTTGTTCCCGCGATTTGCGAAGAGTTCACGTTCCGCGGTTTTATCTTCGGCGGACTCGCTCGAGATCGTGGCGGCTTGCGAGCGATCCTGGTGACCGCACTGATGTTTGGATTCTCCCACGCGATCTTCCAACAAAGCCTAGCCGCGACCGTGATGGGATGCGTGCTGGGGTGGATCGCACTGCGAACCGGCAGCGTTTTGCCAGGGATCGTGCTGCACGTCACCAATAACGCGCTGTCGTTGTCGGTTGCCAGAACCAGCGAACATCCCGAGCTGTTCGATTCGTGGCTCGGATTTTTCTTGCGTCAGAGTGCCGATGGGACTCCATCGTACCAACCGATCTGGATCGTGATCTCGGCCAGTCTCGCCGTCGCCTGTTTGATCTACTACTCGCTGTTCAACGACCAGCACGCCGACGATGAAGAGATCCAAAAGAGCGAACGGGAATGGATCAAGTCGCAAGAACTGCAGGCGTCGCAAACCGCGAGCTAA
- a CDS encoding adenylate/guanylate cyclase domain-containing protein: MMSLKFELFRADGTSDVWTIATPVHVGRQDPSCSEPASGPFEQNPRGHRLIVAAAINRDVPRYFFSVDDDDEGGIVVRNQHPQCELVPTLGGPISCNGSRRFVGSVELMIRERTTLRISNSQPTSDSSQLYRTLNSQPLDPMTISMQIGDDLATHAPDLGQGPGQGQEIVHLLQQVLPVIRESVTTDSFFRAAAFAAVRIAKLNRCIVRLFHGGEFDDRAEVFEDSTSGEAMSRLRQSAPEVSDTMINRVRKRGLTQIFDTASPGALEGASLANLSQAVAAPILDKDRRVVGVLYGDRWTDLSMRPFSDIEAKLVEILAGAVAAGMARQSEERQRSSMQVYFSDRVAKYIVDNESLLDAKETDVSVMFCDVRKFSSISKSLGPTGTVSFMQDVFTVLSECVERTDGVLINYIGDELIAMWGAPDSQPDHAFRSLSTAVSMFAGIEEIRDRWKDKVCEPIRIGIGVNSGTAAVGNTGSRIKFQYGVFGNVVNVASRLQSATKQFGVDCLVSSNTAGQTGDNFHTRNLATISVVGIPEDIIVHQLVTESSDNWQRLRSLYEAALDDYQAMRFADAIQKLGQVLRNDPSDEPSMRLLGLSVEQLRHPSENFSPVDSLTQK; encoded by the coding sequence ATGATGTCGTTGAAATTTGAGTTGTTTCGCGCCGACGGGACCAGCGATGTCTGGACCATCGCAACGCCGGTGCATGTGGGACGTCAAGATCCATCCTGCAGCGAACCGGCGAGCGGTCCGTTCGAACAAAACCCGCGCGGCCATCGTTTAATCGTCGCCGCAGCGATCAACCGCGACGTACCACGCTATTTTTTCAGCGTCGACGACGATGACGAGGGGGGGATCGTGGTCCGCAACCAGCATCCCCAGTGCGAACTGGTCCCCACCTTGGGCGGACCGATTTCGTGCAATGGATCGCGACGTTTTGTCGGTTCGGTCGAACTGATGATTCGCGAGCGGACGACGTTGCGGATTTCCAACAGCCAGCCGACCTCCGATTCCTCGCAACTGTATCGCACGCTCAACAGCCAACCACTCGACCCGATGACGATCTCGATGCAGATCGGCGACGATCTGGCGACTCACGCTCCCGATTTGGGGCAGGGACCGGGACAGGGCCAGGAGATCGTGCACCTGTTGCAACAAGTGCTGCCGGTGATTCGCGAAAGCGTCACGACCGATTCGTTTTTTCGAGCTGCGGCCTTTGCTGCGGTCAGGATCGCGAAACTGAACCGCTGCATCGTGCGGCTGTTCCACGGCGGCGAATTCGACGACCGCGCCGAGGTCTTTGAGGATTCGACTTCCGGGGAAGCGATGAGCCGATTGCGGCAATCGGCTCCGGAGGTCAGCGACACGATGATCAACCGGGTCCGCAAACGCGGCCTGACGCAGATCTTTGATACCGCCAGTCCCGGCGCACTCGAAGGGGCATCGTTGGCGAATCTATCGCAAGCGGTCGCCGCGCCGATCTTGGACAAAGACCGCCGCGTCGTTGGCGTCCTTTACGGCGACCGATGGACCGATCTTTCGATGCGTCCGTTTTCGGACATCGAAGCCAAATTGGTCGAGATCCTCGCCGGAGCGGTCGCCGCGGGGATGGCTCGGCAAAGCGAAGAACGACAGCGGTCGTCGATGCAGGTCTATTTCTCCGATCGTGTCGCCAAATATATCGTCGACAATGAATCGCTGCTGGACGCCAAGGAGACCGATGTCAGTGTGATGTTTTGCGATGTCCGCAAATTTAGTTCGATCTCCAAGTCGCTGGGGCCAACCGGGACCGTCTCCTTCATGCAGGATGTCTTCACCGTCCTCAGCGAATGTGTCGAACGGACCGACGGCGTGTTGATCAATTACATCGGCGACGAATTGATCGCGATGTGGGGCGCTCCCGATTCGCAACCCGATCACGCCTTTCGCAGCCTCTCGACCGCCGTGTCGATGTTCGCCGGGATCGAAGAAATTCGCGACCGCTGGAAAGACAAGGTCTGCGAGCCGATACGGATTGGGATCGGAGTCAATTCAGGAACGGCGGCGGTGGGGAATACCGGGTCGCGGATCAAATTCCAATACGGTGTGTTTGGCAACGTCGTCAATGTTGCCAGCCGTTTGCAAAGCGCGACCAAGCAATTTGGCGTCGATTGCCTGGTTTCTTCGAACACCGCCGGACAAACCGGCGACAACTTCCACACCCGTAACCTGGCCACGATCTCGGTCGTGGGAATTCCCGAAGATATCATCGTTCACCAATTGGTCACCGAATCGTCGGACAATTGGCAGCGACTGCGATCGCTCTACGAAGCGGCGCTCGATGATTACCAAGCGATGCGTTTCGCCGACGCGATCCAAAAGCTTGGTCAAGTCTTGCGGAACGACCCCAGCGATGAACCGAGCATGCGCTTGCTGGGGCTCTCGGTTGAACAGCTTCGGCATCCGTCGGAAAACTTTTCGCCCGTCGATTCGCTGACACAAAAGTAA
- the argC gene encoding N-acetyl-gamma-glutamyl-phosphate reductase has product MKVRVGIIGATGYTAYEAIRLLLRHPHVEITAVTSRQDEGLPIASVHPQLTSRLDLKLSVFDVDQFAKQCDVAFCCLPHGASAETVKLLRDADCTVIDFSADFRLSCVAEYENWYGVKHPWPEQIGRVAYGLPELFADQIRDADLIANPGCYPTSAIMPLAPLIKAGAIQTSDIIVDSKSGVSGAGRTPKLGTLYCETNESIAPYAIGSHRHQPEMDDIIDRFSGSRTNVLFTPHLTPMDRGILSTIYVRPQEADADRVREIWQAMYGDSPFVRIVDHIPSTKHVSGTNFVDLTVRPAGDRLVLVAAIDNLIKGASGAAVQNLNCIYGWDQTLGLMN; this is encoded by the coding sequence ATGAAAGTTCGGGTCGGGATTATCGGCGCCACTGGCTACACCGCTTACGAAGCGATCCGGTTGCTGTTGCGGCATCCGCATGTCGAGATCACCGCCGTGACGAGCCGCCAGGACGAGGGGCTGCCGATCGCGTCGGTGCATCCGCAATTGACCAGTCGCTTGGATTTGAAGCTGTCGGTGTTCGATGTCGATCAATTTGCCAAGCAGTGCGACGTAGCGTTTTGTTGTCTGCCGCATGGTGCGTCGGCCGAAACTGTCAAACTGTTGCGCGACGCAGACTGCACGGTAATCGATTTTAGCGCCGATTTTCGGTTGAGCTGCGTTGCCGAGTACGAGAACTGGTACGGCGTCAAACATCCATGGCCCGAACAGATTGGCCGCGTCGCGTATGGCCTGCCCGAACTGTTTGCCGATCAAATCCGCGACGCCGATCTGATCGCCAATCCGGGCTGTTATCCGACCTCAGCGATCATGCCGTTGGCCCCGTTGATCAAAGCTGGTGCGATCCAGACCAGCGATATTATCGTCGATTCGAAAAGTGGAGTCAGCGGTGCGGGGCGGACGCCGAAATTGGGAACGCTGTATTGCGAGACCAATGAATCGATTGCACCCTACGCGATCGGTTCGCATCGACATCAGCCCGAGATGGATGACATCATCGATCGATTCAGCGGTTCGCGAACGAACGTGTTGTTCACGCCTCACCTGACGCCGATGGATCGCGGCATCCTGTCGACGATCTACGTCCGCCCACAAGAGGCCGACGCCGATCGCGTTCGAGAAATTTGGCAGGCGATGTATGGCGATTCGCCGTTCGTGCGGATCGTCGATCATATCCCCAGCACCAAACATGTCTCGGGAACTAATTTTGTCGACCTCACCGTGCGGCCGGCCGGCGACCGATTGGTGCTGGTCGCGGCGATCGACAATCTGATCAAAGGTGCTTCGGGAGCTGCGGTGCAGAATCTGAATTGTATCTACGGTTGGGACCAAACCCTTGGCCTGATGAACTGA
- a CDS encoding sulfatase family protein, with translation MKHRTGIFLLALAAVACFSAATNAAESRPNIILFVTDDLSPDMGCYGNDAIKTPNLDALASDGVRFTNAFCTTASCSASRSVILTGLHNHKNGHYGHEHAYHHFTSFAKTKSLPVRLNAAGYRTGRIGKYHVAPESVYHFDEVLTGNSRNAVQMADRVQSFVKQDDKPFFLYFCTSDPHRGGSRPDLPLTPNAFGNKPEGYAGVDEVLYSPDDVIVPSYLPDTPVCRAELAQYYQSVSRIDQGVGRLAEVLKQAGAWDNTIVIFTSDHGIAFPGGKTTQYEPGLSIPMLVRDPRMPERGTVNPAMVSLVDMTPTILDMAGVKAPKKEFHGRSFLPILGEQDPSGWDVVYGSHTFHEIQMYYPMRTVRQRQYKLIWNIAHPLPYPFASDLWAAPTWQAQYEQGMQAMYGKRTVGRYIQRPEFELFDLKADPHETTNLADDPKYADRLAQMQAELKQFQQKTGDPWIMKWDYE, from the coding sequence ATGAAGCATCGCACTGGAATTTTTCTGCTCGCACTCGCGGCGGTCGCTTGTTTCTCCGCGGCCACCAATGCCGCGGAATCACGTCCGAACATCATTCTGTTTGTGACCGACGACCTCAGCCCCGACATGGGGTGTTACGGCAACGACGCGATCAAAACACCGAACCTCGATGCCTTGGCTAGCGATGGCGTCCGTTTCACCAACGCCTTTTGCACCACCGCCAGTTGCAGCGCGTCGCGTTCGGTGATCTTGACCGGCCTTCACAACCACAAGAACGGACACTACGGTCACGAACACGCCTACCATCACTTCACCTCGTTTGCGAAGACGAAAAGTCTGCCGGTCCGCTTGAACGCTGCCGGCTATCGAACGGGGCGGATCGGCAAATACCATGTCGCTCCCGAATCGGTCTATCACTTCGACGAAGTGTTGACGGGAAACAGCCGCAATGCGGTCCAGATGGCCGACCGGGTGCAGTCGTTTGTGAAGCAGGACGATAAGCCGTTCTTCCTCTACTTTTGCACCTCCGATCCCCATCGCGGCGGTTCGCGCCCCGATCTGCCGCTGACTCCCAACGCCTTCGGAAACAAGCCCGAAGGTTATGCCGGCGTCGACGAAGTGTTGTATTCTCCCGACGATGTGATCGTGCCATCCTACTTGCCCGACACTCCGGTCTGTCGCGCCGAACTGGCCCAGTACTACCAGAGCGTCTCCCGGATCGATCAAGGCGTGGGCCGGTTGGCCGAAGTCTTAAAGCAAGCTGGCGCCTGGGACAACACGATCGTGATCTTCACCAGCGATCATGGGATCGCGTTTCCCGGTGGCAAGACGACTCAATATGAACCGGGGCTTTCGATCCCGATGCTGGTCCGCGATCCGCGGATGCCCGAGCGTGGGACCGTCAATCCGGCGATGGTCAGTCTGGTCGATATGACGCCAACGATCCTCGACATGGCGGGCGTCAAAGCTCCGAAGAAGGAATTCCATGGCCGCAGCTTCCTGCCGATCCTTGGCGAACAGGATCCATCCGGTTGGGACGTCGTCTATGGATCGCACACGTTCCACGAGATCCAGATGTATTATCCGATGCGAACCGTTCGCCAACGGCAATACAAGCTGATCTGGAACATCGCCCATCCACTCCCCTATCCGTTTGCTTCGGACCTGTGGGCCGCACCGACTTGGCAGGCGCAATACGAACAAGGAATGCAGGCGATGTACGGAAAGCGAACCGTCGGGCGTTATATCCAACGTCCCGAGTTTGAACTGTTCGACTTGAAGGCCGATCCGCATGAGACGACCAACTTGGCCGACGATCCGAAATACGCAGATCGGTTGGCACAGATGCAAGCGGAACTGAAGCAGTTCCAACAGAAGACGGGCGACCCGTGGATCATGAAGTGGGATTACGAATAA
- a CDS encoding 2-hydroxyacid dehydrogenase, which yields MRIALFASKPYDRQFFDQANREGEHEIVYIEARLSQQTVQLAEGFPAVCVFVNDLVDAEVLQQLHAGGTSIVALRSAGFNNVDLKTADALGIKVVRVPAYSPYSVAEHTVAMILGLNRQIPRAYNRVRDCNFSLEGLLGFDLHGKTFGLIGTGEIGRVVAKIMSGFGCRIVAYDPYPNQQWAEDSDVQYVELDALLEQSDVISLHCPLTPDTHHMIDAAAVQKMKPGVMLINTSRGAIVETQAVIDALKSSKIGSLGIDVYEEEDKLFFENLSGQVVQDDVFARLLTFPNVLITGHQAFFTKEALQQIAATTLQNLNDILKEGSCKNQLHAS from the coding sequence GTGCGGATCGCTTTATTTGCATCGAAGCCTTACGACCGCCAATTTTTTGACCAGGCGAATCGCGAAGGCGAACACGAAATCGTATACATAGAAGCTCGCCTGTCGCAGCAGACGGTCCAATTAGCCGAAGGTTTTCCGGCGGTCTGCGTCTTTGTCAACGATCTCGTCGACGCCGAGGTCCTGCAGCAATTGCATGCCGGTGGAACGTCGATCGTGGCGCTGCGATCGGCCGGATTCAACAACGTCGATCTCAAGACGGCGGATGCGTTGGGAATCAAAGTCGTCCGCGTCCCCGCCTACTCGCCGTACTCCGTGGCCGAACATACGGTTGCGATGATCCTGGGGCTGAACCGCCAGATTCCACGAGCGTACAACCGCGTTCGCGATTGCAACTTCAGCCTCGAAGGACTGCTTGGCTTCGACTTGCACGGCAAGACGTTTGGCCTGATCGGAACCGGCGAGATCGGTCGCGTCGTCGCCAAGATCATGAGCGGATTCGGCTGCCGAATTGTCGCCTATGATCCGTATCCAAACCAGCAGTGGGCCGAAGATTCCGACGTCCAGTACGTCGAACTCGACGCGTTGTTGGAACAATCCGATGTGATCTCGCTGCATTGCCCGTTGACTCCCGATACGCATCACATGATCGATGCGGCGGCGGTGCAGAAGATGAAGCCGGGCGTGATGTTGATCAACACCAGCCGCGGCGCGATCGTCGAAACGCAGGCTGTCATCGACGCGTTAAAATCTTCGAAAATCGGTTCGCTAGGGATCGACGTCTACGAGGAGGAGGACAAACTGTTCTTCGAAAACCTGTCGGGACAAGTGGTCCAAGACGATGTTTTCGCGCGGCTGCTAACCTTCCCAAACGTTTTAATCACGGGACACCAAGCCTTCTTTACCAAGGAGGCGTTGCAGCAGATCGCGGCGACGACGCTACAAAATCTGAACGACATCCTGAAGGAAGGGAGCTGCAAGAATCAATTGCACGCCAGTTGA
- a CDS encoding ATP-binding cassette domain-containing protein: protein MIEVSELTKAYDDLQKGKFIAVDSVSFSVGPGEIFGLLGPNGAGKTTVLRILSTVLQATSGIARVQGYDVSADPAAVRRRIGFVSNNTAVYDRMTAWEMVEYFGQLHGMPRDALDARLVELFAQLRMDDFRHVPGAKLSTGMKQKVSIARALVHDPPVLIFDEATLGLDVLVARNLLQVIRSLKDAGKCLIFSTHIMREVERLCDRIAVMHRGRILDTGTLAELRERHSQHDFEELFFDLLSQHEAEHDDPEYDLKAT from the coding sequence ATGATCGAAGTCAGCGAGCTCACCAAGGCATACGACGACCTGCAAAAGGGAAAGTTTATTGCTGTCGATTCGGTCTCGTTTTCGGTCGGCCCCGGTGAGATCTTCGGTCTGTTGGGGCCCAACGGTGCCGGCAAGACAACCGTCCTGCGGATCCTGAGTACCGTTCTGCAAGCCACCTCCGGAATCGCTCGCGTCCAGGGTTATGACGTCTCGGCCGATCCAGCCGCTGTGCGTCGGCGGATCGGTTTTGTCAGCAACAATACAGCCGTCTACGACCGGATGACAGCGTGGGAGATGGTCGAATACTTCGGCCAATTGCACGGCATGCCGCGCGATGCGTTGGACGCTCGACTGGTGGAACTGTTCGCTCAACTGCGAATGGACGACTTTCGCCACGTCCCCGGAGCCAAGCTTTCGACGGGCATGAAGCAGAAGGTTTCGATCGCCCGGGCATTGGTTCACGACCCGCCGGTTTTGATCTTTGATGAAGCGACGCTGGGGCTGGACGTTCTGGTGGCACGTAATCTATTGCAGGTGATCCGTTCACTGAAAGATGCCGGCAAGTGTCTGATCTTTTCGACGCACATCATGCGCGAGGTCGAACGGTTATGCGACCGGATCGCTGTGATGCATCGCGGCCGGATCCTCGATACCGGAACCTTGGCGGAACTTCGCGAGCGCCACAGCCAACACGATTTTGAAGAACTCTTCTTCGATCTGCTGAGCCAACACGAAGCGGAGCACGACGACCCCGAATACGATTTGAAAGCGACATAA